In Colletotrichum higginsianum IMI 349063 chromosome 1, whole genome shotgun sequence, one genomic interval encodes:
- a CDS encoding Ring finger domain protein — MSPEAATGDTSNPRDLRSAVLQTTLQEISSRPADLQDCCVICLEEITEGCETQPCHHRNFDYLCLITWLEQQTACPLCKTEIKEVRYDFSDDRKRWKTFEVPERPQNKANAAGASPPSQQPRRYYSQTRPRHPRPHAHASRAFTPSQDGAIARRRAVYRNQLYSLHVGSNRISRYRDLTPQIFASDTELVSRARTFLRRELQVFEFLSPDIDARPQDADPVRRRRANNAEFLLEYIVAILKTVDMQGSMGQAEELIQEFLGRENTRLLLHELRAWLRSPYMSLESWDRAVQYPDVVPKRRRSQSPGASNRAETSGGADGIYPSSWRRDERRRYRREPYESRRSRNDERLREATERYTVD, encoded by the coding sequence ATGTCCCCTGAAGCGGCAACCGGCGACACCTCGAACCCACGAGATCTCCGTTCCGCCGTCTTACAAACCACACTGCAGGAGATATCCTCGCGACCGGCCGACCTCCAAGACTGCTGCGTCATCTGCCTGGAAGAGATCACCGAAGGTTGCGAGACGCAACCGTGCCACCATCGCAATTTCGACTACCTCTGCCTCATAACATGGCTTGAGCAACAGACAGCATGCCCGCTGTGTAAGACAGAAATCAAGGAGGTTCGCTACGATTTCAGCGACGACCGAAAACGATGGAAGACATTTGAGGTACCAGAGCGGCCACAGAACAAGGCCAACGCTGCAGGAGCTTCTCCGCCGAGCCAACAACCGAGGCGATACTACTCCCAGACACGCCCACGACACCCACGGCCTCATGCGCACGCAAGTCGGGCTTTCACCCCTTCTCAGGATGGAGCGATTGCCCGCCGGAGGGCCGTCTATCGAAACCAGTTATACTCGCTACATGTCGGCTCGAACCGGATCTCGAGATACAGAGACCTGACGCCGCAAATTTTCGCGTCCGATACGGAACTTGTCTCCCGCGCGCGCACTTTTCTCCGTCGAGAGCTGCAGGTCTTCGAGTTCCTCTCCCCGGATATCGACGCGCGGCCCCAGGATGCCGACCCTGTTCGACGACGGAGAGCAAACAATGCCGAATTTCTCCTTGAATACATCGTTGCGATCCTTAAAACCGTCGATATGCAGGGCAGCATGggccaggccgaggagctgatCCAGGAGTTTTTGGGAAGAGAGAACACGCGACTCTTGCTTCATGAGCTCAGGGCGTGGTTGCGGAGTCCCTACATGTCGCTAGAGAGCTGGGACCGCGCTGTGCAGTATCCAGATGTTGTCCCTAAACGGCGGCGATCTCAAAGCCCCGGCGCAAGCAACCGCGCAGAAACTTCGGGTGGTGCCGACGGGATCTATCCCTCGAGTTGGAGGAGAGACGAGCGACGCAGGTACCGGCGCGAGCCCTACGAGTCACGTCGTTCACGAAATGATGAGAGATTACGAGAGGCGACGGAGCGATACACAGTTGACTAA
- a CDS encoding Cytochrome P450, with translation MPNTALNMDGVLSVFVRSLTVAVLVAAVGSVLYFVKLLRKHRGKMAELRRQGLPVVPHSFLFGNLLEAKKAFDSLPAGVHANYVLSKLGEPFKDGGAFYVDTWPMADPMLMVMDPDMAHQTVYHPVAGSAKPPMLTGWFHPITGGPSQFDTNGRPWKHLHGLFSPSFSAQNITAAVPIIVGNVATFTDRLRAKAADGAMFRLEPLMLDLITDMIGEALFNMRLETQKRRHPLAEAMKGQLRLKFTAHKPENLVARVDPVLLFRTWNGGRVLDNHIKRQVRARFRTLLQNRAHNRDKAESFQSVLDCALENWLALPQNAGRAELDADYLAVVTRNMRMFFFAGYDSTASAVVYCLHNIASRPAVLARVRAEHDDVLGADLASTPARIAENPALLNALPYTNACIKESLRLFPPAGAIRQGCADLVLRDAAGNAYPTDGIAVNMLHWVIHRNPKYWARPDEFLPERWLVTDPAHELYPPKGGWRVFEYGPRLCVGQQLVMTETRAVLACVVREFDIRDCYAELDGDKKIDLSGLGGQRVFMVESGAAHPTDGYPCRVSLSGYRGGKA, from the exons ATGCCCAACACCGCCCTCAACATGGACGGTGTGCTCTCCGTCTTCGTCAGGTCGCTCACGGTGGCCGTGCtggtggccgccgtcggctccGTGCTCTACTTCGTCAAGCTCCTGAGGAAACATCGCGGCAAGATGGCCGAGTTGCGGAGACAAGGACTG CCCGTCGTCCCGCACAGCTTCCTCTTCGGCAACCTCCTCGAGGCGAAAAAGGCATTTGACAGCCTCCCTGCCGGTGTCCACGCCAACTACGTGCTATCGAAGCTCGGCGAGCCCttcaaggacggcggcgcttTCTACGTCGACACCTGGCCCATGGCCGACCCCATGCTCATGGTCATGGACCCGGACATGGCCCACCAGACCGTCTACCACCCCGTCGCCGGCTCCGCCAAGCCCCCGATGCTGACCGGCTGGTTCCACCCCATCACCGGCGGGCCCAGCCAGTTCGACACCAACGGCCGGCCCTGGAAGCACCTCCATGGCCTCTTCAGCCCGAGCTTCAGCGCCCAGaacatcaccgccgccgtacccatcatcgtcggcaaCGTCGCCACCTTCACGGACCGCCTGcgcgccaaggccgccgacggcgccatgTTCCGCCTCGAGCCGCTCATGCTGGACCTCATCACCGACATGATCGGCGAGGCCCTCTTCAACATGCGCCTCGAGACCCAGAAGCGCCGCCATccgctcgccgaggccatgaaggGCCAGCTGCGCCTCAAGTTCACTGCCCACAAGCCCGAGaacctcgtcgcccgcgtcGACCCGGTCCTGCTCTTCCGCACCTGGAACGGCGGCCGCGTGCTCGACAACCACATCAAGCGCCAGGTCCGCGCCCGCTTCCGCACCCTGCTGCAGAACAGGGCCCACAACCgcgacaaggccgagagCTTCCAGTCCGTCCTCGACTGCGCCCTCGAGAACTGGCTCGCCCTGCCGCAGAACGCCGGccgcgccgagctcgacgccgactaCCTCGCCGTCGTGACCCGCAACATGCGCAtgttcttcttcgccggctacgactcgaccgcctccgccgtcgtctacTGCCTGCACAACATCGCCTCGCGGCCCGCCGTGCTCGCCCGCGTCCGCGCCGagcacgacgacgtcctgggcgccgacctcgcctcGACCCCGGCCAGGATCGCCGAGAACCCGGCCCTGCTCAACGCCCTGCCCTACACCAACGCCTGCATCAAGGAGTCGCTGCGCCTGTTCCCGCCTGCCGGCGCCATCCGCCAGGGCTGCGCCGACCTGGTcctccgcgacgccgccggcaacgccTACCCGaccgacggcatcgccgtcaacaTGCTCCACTGGGTCATCCACCGCAACCCCAAGTACTGGGCCCGCCCGGACGAGTTCCTCCCCGAGCGTTGGCTGGTCACGGACCCGGCCCACGAGCTGTATCCACCCAAGGGCGGCTGGCGCGTCTTCGAGTACGGCCCGCGGCTATGCGTCGGCCAGCAGCTGGTCATGACGGAGACGCGCGCCGTGCTGGCCTGCGTCGTCAGGGAGTTTGACATCCGGGACTGCTATgccgagctggacggcgACAAAAAGATTGACCTGAGCGGCCTCGGGGGCCAGAGAGTCTTCATGGTCGAGTCGGGCGCCGCGCACCCTACCGACGGGTACCCTTGCCGCGTGTCGCTGAGCGGGTATCGGGGTGGAAAGGCgtga
- a CDS encoding DASH complex subunit Spc34, giving the protein MSMLSIHLEQIALSCEGIDSLPFPPPKIFTNAMLHNADITSLIRDTEAHERALFSVPPPPPPPSSSASQNPDAKPTSSRRQTVFNVASGEVTTGPPPGSSRSGVGGMVGPRRHTAVSAVLGGDLHAQLRRGERQAAIKGGDVDVDILLEGAKKLCGVYALPGALERIPQLRSRYAHQTNTLAYYEAKVAEHQAALEKMNQDHWMSDGDEGHADEQENEDEDEGEDLMTEDDLRAEEEIVRELDKKKRELQLRLRAMEKDLGGLLNV; this is encoded by the exons ATGTCAATGCTCTCAATCCATCTAGAGCAAATAGCTCTCTCCTGCGAAGGCATCGACTCCCTCCC CTTCCCGCCTCCGAAAATTTTCACAAACGCGATGCTACACAATGCCGACATCACCTCCCTCATCCGTGACACCGAGGCCCACGAGCGCGCCCTCTTTTCCGTGCCTCCGCCACCACCCCCGCCGTCCTCATCCGCCTCGCAGAACCCGGACGCGAAACCCAcctcgagccgccgccagACCGTATTCAACGTCGCCTCGGGCGAGGTCACCACCGGTCCGCCACCTGGAAGCTCCCgcagcggcgtcggcggcatggtCGGTCCCCGTCGACAcaccgccgtctcggccgtcctgggcggcgaccttCACGCGCAGCTGCGCCGCGGCGAGCGACAGGCGGCCatcaagggcggcgatgtcgacgtcgacatcctTCTCGAGGGCGCGAAGAAGCTGTGCGGTGTCTACGCCCTCCCCGGTGCGCTTGAGCGGATCCCCCAGCTGCGATCGCGGTACGCCCACCAGACCAACACGCTGGCCTACTATGAGGCCAAAGTTGCCGAGCACCAAGCCGCGCTTGAGAAGATGAATCAGGATCACTGGAtgagcgacggcgacgagggacATGCCGATGAGCAAGAaaacgaggacgaggacgagggcgaggatctTATGACGGAGGACGACCTGCGGGCCGAGGAAGAGATTGTGCGGGAGCTCGACAAGAAAAAGCGCGAGCTGCAGCTGCGGCTGCGGGCGATGGAGAAAGACTTGGGCGGATTGCTGAACGTGTGA
- a CDS encoding Haloacid dehalogenase yields the protein MSQDRSKTVVAFDLYGTLLSTESIAKELATLYGDENATGLAAQWRRYQLEYTWRINSMGTYRPFSELTRAALKHAVAEKKLAMSEEDEGRLMDAYNGLEAFPEIEAAMDVVERDGSVDAYVFSNGTDDMVRASIGTSPGLARMSRALGPGKLVTVEEARCFKPDPRTYAHFAEKVGMSGREDGIWLVSSNPFDALGARAAGWRSAWIDRSGTGWIDGLGGVIGTAPTIVAVGVDEAVEQIVGLSKPRA from the exons ATGTCACAGGACAGGTCCAAGACGGTCGTCGCCTTTGACTTATACGGCACGCTTCTTTCGACCGAGTCCATCGCCAAGGAACTCGCGACGCTGTACGGCGACGAGAACGCCACGGGGCTGGCGGCCCAGTGGCGGAGGTACCAGCTCGAATACACGTGGCGAATCAACAGCATGG GCACCTACCGTCCCTTCTCCGAGCTGACGCGGGCCGCGCTGAAGcatgccgtcgccgagaagaagctggccatgtccgaagaagacgaggggcGCCTCATGGACGCGTAcaacggcctcgaggcctttcccgagatcgaggcggccatggacgtcgtcgagcggGACGGGTCGGTCGACGCCTACGTCTTTTCCAACGGCACCGACGACATGGTGCGTGCGTCGATCGGGACATCGCCGGGGCTGGCCCGGATGAGCCGTGCTCTCGGCCCGGGTAAGCTGGTcacggtcgaggaggcgcgGTGCTTCAAGCCCGACCCGCGGACGTACGCCCACTTTGCGGAGAAGGTCGGCATGTCGGGCCGGGAGGACGGCATCTGGCTCGTCAGCTCGAACCCCTTTGACGCCCTGGGCGCTCGGGCGGCCGGTTGGCGCTCGGCGTGGATCGACAGGTCCGGGACCGGGTGGATCGATGGGCTGGGCGGCGTGATCGGTACCGCCCCGACGATTGTGGccgtgggcgtcgacgaggccgtcgagcagATCGTCGGACTTTCCAAACCAAGGGCGTAA
- a CDS encoding Protein BTN produces MAATVKMPDRTAMPYFSLEEFRVFSGFALIGLVNTILPSIVHAANYLIIPYPRHVVILVELLPVLLTKLALPFIIHRIPCRIRPLVAAACWFVAKRIADDAPPNVLPPVRVAATVLASVASAATEVSCLGMAAHAGRPALAGWGFGTAAGLLENAVWPFLLTYGAGRVLRSATGYVYYLVSVLLIAHFLLLPQDVTKRGRKKSRVDQADTGAEEGRSSLGWSESRPRPESPKAFVKKYRVLRGLVRSDMFPLFVASASLSLLQVGLARPLDGSAFETFSHFYTTYGVSAHLGTWLGRSSVTFLPVRGFKLHLVALSVWTVVAFLNAVFLISTPMAFLLAFLVGIVGGSLYINVLARVREERENRAYRELGLGLVTAGDAGGAIVGGVLGAFAETIMCGSLVSGKRWCHRSR; encoded by the exons ATGGCGGCTACAGTCAAGATGCCAGACCGAACCGCCATGCCGTACTTCTCTCTTGAGGAATTCCGCGTGTTTTCGGGGTTCGCGTTGATAG gTCTCGTCAACACCATCCTCCCGTCCATCGTCCACGCCGCCAACTACCTCATCATCCCCTACCCGCGACATGTCGTCATCCTGGTCGAACTTCTCCCGGTCCTCCTCACCAAGCTGGCGCTCCCCTTCATCATCCACCGCATCCCGTGCCGGATCCggcccctcgtcgccgcggcctGCTGGTTCGTCGCCAAACGCATCGCCGACGATGCGCCGCCCAAcgtcctcccccccgtcCGTGTCGCCGCAACAGtcctcgcctccgtcgcgtcggcggcgaccgaGGTCTCGTGTCTCGGCATGGCCGCGcacgccggccggccggcactggccgggtggggcttcggcaccgccgccgggctgCTCGAGAACGCCGTGTGGCCTTTCCTGCTGACGTACGGCGCGGGCAGGGTCCTCCGGAGCGCCACGGGGTACGTCTACTACCTTGTTTCCGTGCTCTTAATCGCCCATTTCCTTCTTCTGCCCCAGGATGTGACCAAGAGGGGCAGAAAGAAGAGCCGAGTTGACCAAGCCgacaccggcgccgaggaagggCGGTCGTCTCTGGGATGGAGCGAAAGCAGACCGAGGCCTGAGAGTCCCAAGGCGTTCGTCAAGAAATACCGGGTTCTCAGGGGTCTGGTCCGGTCGGACATGTTTCCGCTCTTCGTGGCATCAGCGTCCCTGTCTCTGCTACAGGTTGGCCTCGCCAGGCCGCTAGACGGGTCTGCGTTTGAGACGTTCTCTCACTTCTACACCACCTACGGAGTGTCTGCCCATCTAGGCACCTGGCTGGGTCGGTCATCAGTCACGTTCCTTCCCGTGCGGGGTTTTAAGCTGCACCTCGTCGCTCTAAGCGTGTGGACCGTCGTCGCGTTCCTCAATGCCGTCTTTCTCATATCCACCCCCATGGCCTTCTTACTGGCTTTCCTGGTGGGCATTGTGGGCGGCTCGTTATACATCAACGTCCTGGCTAGGGTGAGGGAAGAACGGGAAAACCGGGCGTATCGAGAGCTGGGTCTAGGGCTCGtcaccgccggcgacgcgggaGGCGCGATCGTTGGTGGTGTTCTAGGCGCCTTTGCTGAGACGATCATGTGCGGATCGCTCGTGAGCGGCAAACGCTGGTGTCACAGATCAAGGTAG
- a CDS encoding DSBA-like thioredoxin domain-containing protein codes for MNASRQASKMTNINIKIISDPVCPFCYLGNARLNRAIDLYKKTYPGGKDDTFNVTWQAYYLNPTAPAKGLPVNEVMASRFGADRLEMMHAHMKKLGVAEGFNFTFGGKTGHTRDAHRAIQLAKSKGPEVENAVMTSIMKSYFEEDGDVTSWDMIVDAAARGGLERDEVRKWLEEGKGGREVDEQVEDAYRMGVRGVPHFVINDKYEVGGAQEVGEFLRQIVAAKEKGGQGSSGGEGLSC; via the exons ATGAACGCCTCACGACAAGCAAGCAAAATgaccaacatcaacatcaaaATCATCTCAGACCCTGTCTGCCCTTTT TGCTATCTTGGCAATGCCCGCCTGAACCGGGCGATAGACCTGTACAAGAAGACGTACCCGGGTGGCAAGGACGACACCTTCAATGTCACATGGCAGGCCTACTACCTCAacccgacggcgccggccaagGGCTTGCCCGTCAACGAGGTTATGGCGTCGCGGTTCGGCGCCGACCGGCTCGAGATGATGCATGCGCACATGAAGAAGCTGGGTGTGGCCGAGGGATTCAACTTCACCTTTGGCGGCAAGACCGGGCACACGCGCGACGCGCACCGAGCGATCCAGCTGGCCAAGTCCAAGGGccccgaggtcgagaacgCCGTCATGACATCCATCATGAAGAGCTACTttgaggaggacggcgacgtgACGAGCTGGGACATGATTgtcgacgcggccgcccgGGGCGGGCTGGAGAGGGACGAGGTGCGCAAGTggctcgaggagggcaagggcgggcgcgaggttgatgagcaggtcgaggatgcCTACCGGATGGGTGTCCGCGGGGTGCCGCATTTTGTCATCAACGACAAGtacgaggtcggcggcgcgcaggAGGTGGGCGAGTTTCTGAGACAAATCgtggcggccaaggagaagggcggccAGGGATCGagcggaggagaaggactGTCATGCTAA
- a CDS encoding DNA replication regulator SLD2, giving the protein MDDRTRADYEAESQKLRVELKSWETSWAKSHDGKKPGRDDIKRNTDIAQKYKQYNKVRNILSGKLQPPPKAEPQPKKRKENPAPTTTPSKKQKYVETPLKGRSNPDDAGLISTPSISRTLFSPAAPRSIGPTPQRDGRVLGLFDLMVERELGTPSRRNLDLNTSADARAMTTPRKRATPTDEEDNARFGRTPMSTSKRQMLDSFMTPLKNKGIQTPDAKTPTTVSKLQFSTPSFLKRHAQPPPTKDDEFTAPPLRLPRKPIVRGLSAIVASLRKVEEEKLDDDDDLDALREAEGEVVQPKAPPKPKNDEMLAADSQVHLPLGGFDDEGLYDSPDEEQKGRDGMPLRVYKKKGQKRTTRRSNMKPVQLKRPSGLAEGGQEAEDDELNVSGTQEANGAADEMQDELAGLGPDSDAEFDESATRKESKIKGAKKTEKAGAVKKAVRKVNEMAHTNFRRLKLKNHGAKGGPGHNSKFRRRR; this is encoded by the exons atggacgaccGAACGAGGGCTGATTACGAAGCAGAGTCCCAGAAACTTCGTGTTGAACTGAAGAGCTGGGAAACCTCATGGGCGAAATCTCATGACGGAAAAAAACCGGGCAGAGACGACATCAAGCGCAATACCGACATAG CACAAAAGTACAAGCAGTACAATAAAGTCCGCAACATTCTCTCTGGAAAGCTCCAGCCGCCCCCGAAGGCAGAACCCCAGCCGAAGAAGCGAAAAGAGAATCCCGCGCCCACCACGACGCCTTCCAAGAAACAGAAATATGTCGAGACACCTTTGAAAGGGAGATCGAATCCTGATGATGCCGGTCTCATTAGCACTCCCTCTATTTCTCGAACACTGTTCAGCCCCGCGGCCCCGAGATCGATAGGCCCTACACCGCAGCGCGACGGTCGCGTACTTGGACTGTTTGACTTGATGGTGGAGCGCGAACTTGGCACGCCTTCAAGAAGAAACCTGGATTTGAACACTTCTGCCGATGCGAGAGCGATGACGACACCGCGGAAGCGTGCCACGCCtacggacgaggaggacaaTGCGAGGTTTGGGCGTACACCTATGTCGACAAGCAAACGACAGATGCTGGACAGCTTCATGACGCCGTTGAAGAACAAGGGCATCCAAACACCCGATGCCAAAACACCCACAACCGTTTCGAAGCTCCAGTTCAGTACTCCGTCCTTCCTCAAAAGACACGCTCAACCGCCCCCAACCAAGGACGATGAGTTCACGGCGCCGCCTCTCCGTTTGCCCCGGAAGCCAATTGTCCGGGGTCTTAGTGCCATTGTCGCAAGCCTCCGAAAAGTGGAGGAGGAAaagctggacgacgatgacgatctCGATGCCCTTCGAGAAGCAGAAGGCGAGGTCGTCCAGCCGAAAGCGCCCCCGAAGCCGAAGAACGACGAGATGCTTGCTGCCGACAGCCAAGTGCATCTTCCTCTAGGCGGATTTGATGACGAAGGCTTATACGATAGTCCTGATGAAGAGCAGAAAGGCAGGGATGGAATGCCGTTGAGGGTctacaagaagaagggccaGAAGCGAACAACAAGACGAAGCAACATGAAGCCTGTTCAACTCAAACGACCATCTggcctggccgagggcgggcAGGAAGCGGAAGACGATGAGTTGAATGTGTCGGGAACACAAGAAGCCAACGGTGCGGCGGATGAGATGCAAGATGAGCTTGCGGGCCTGGGGCCTGACTCGGACGCGGAATTCGACGAGTCGGCAACACGCAAAGAATCCAAGATAAAGGGTGCCAAGAAGACGGAAAAGGCGGGGGCGGTCAAGAAGGCCGTGAGGAAGGTCAACGAAATGGCGCACACAAACTTCCGGCGGTTGAAGTTGAAGAACCATGGCGCCAAAGGCGGACCGGGACACAACAGCAAATTCCGAAGACGGCGCTAA
- a CDS encoding ThiJ/PfpI family protein, with protein MVKALIIMADYGHDPTGIVNRLTLTRLICVTNPEANLPPIFLAEVAVPYQAFKDAGFHITFATETGKTPRCDSRMLEGLSQKLLGAAASVMKLYDAMVGSSEMQSPLSWTSPSFTLDNFDVVHIPGGHDKEVRQLLDSTAVQALLADYFPKTKKPGRKVISAICHGPLLLCNTKGDDGNSILYHCTTTALPAFFESSAYQGTRLFLGDYYKTYGAGSESVEASMRKAVKDPSQFKSSWIPHKPFVVEDTEYNYVSARFPPDAAKMAEMTVNLVHLVQGFKGEDESVGL; from the exons ATGGTCAAGGCCCTCATTATCATGGCTGACTACGGTCACGACCCCACAGGTATCGTCAACCGGTTAACCCTGACCCGTCTC ATCTGCGTCACGAACCCCGAAGCTAATCTGCCCCCCATCTTCCTCGCAGAGGTTGCAGTGCCCTACCAGGCTTTCAAGGATGCAGGATTCCATATAACCTTTGCGACCGAGACGGGCAAAACGCCCCGGTGTGACAGTCGCATGCTCGAGGGCCTCTCTCAAAAACTGCTG GGTGCAGCAGCCTCCGTCATGAAGCTCTACGACGCCATGGTCGGGTCCTCGGAGATGCAGAGCCCGCTTTCCTGGACCTCCCCGAGCTTCACCCTCGACAACTTTGACGTCGTGCACATCCCTGGCGGCCACGACAAGGAGGTTAGACAGCTCCTGGACTCGACTGCCGTCCAGGCGCTCCTCGCCGATTATTTccccaagaccaagaagcCCGGACGAAAGGTCATCTCAGCCATCTGCCACGGCCCGCTGCTGCTCTGCAACACaaagggcgacgacggcaacagCATCCTGTACCActgcacgacgacggccctcCCTGCCTTCTTCGAATCATCGGCCTATCAGGGCACCAGGCTGTTTCTGGGCGACTACTACAAGACGTACGGCGCCGGTTCCGAGAGCGTCGAGGCCTCG ATGCGCAAAGCAGTCAAGGATCCTAGCCAATTCAAGAGCAGCTGGATCCCCCACAAACC CTTCGTCGTGGAAGATACCGAGTACAACTACGTCAGCGCTCGGTTTCCCCCAGATGCGGCGAAaatggccgagatgacggTCAACCTGGTTCACCTGGTTCAAGGCTTCAAGGGGGAAGACGAGTCAGTCGGCCTGTAG